AAGTTAGAACAGAAAATGTACTATATATACTTCACCAGCTGTACTACTGAACCTTTTTTTGTTCATGCAGTGTAGAACATTTTTCTTTCTTCACTCTCTAATGAACAAGTGACTAAACAAGAACAAGTTGAAAATCATTAATCAACAGATCTTGTAGGCAAAAAAACAACAGAATAATAATTATAAACTGATTCCAAGTCTGGTACCTGAAAACCAATTGTATATCTCTGAAATGCATAGTCCAGATTCATCCATTGCGATATGATCCCCAGCAAAAAGTACCTTGAGTGACCTGTGTAATAAGCAGACTGATCCCTGccacaaaaataaaataaaattggGTGATGCAACACTCGAACTATAACATTTTTAACCAAGTAAAAAAGTAACAAACTAACAAATGGACTGTTTCCTTTAAACTGACGAGTGATGATCCAGGATATAATAAAGAGAACCTAACCTAGCAACCTTTAAAGATGAGGATATAAGATTCAATTTTAATGAACTCCTACATGCTTCTAGCAATTATAGGACATAGATCACTTTAACTGGATTTCGGGTCAGTCCATTGATAACATAAATTAATGGTACACTATATTACTAAATTTGCTGAAGGAACATCTTTACTCACTTTCGTGTGGCCCGGAGTGTGTATAAGCTCAAGATCATCAGCAAGCTTCCATGGCCCATTCCCCTCTAGCTTACACTCTACTTCAGCAGTAGAAGCATCTACCTTCAGAAAAAAATATAGTAcgaattataaattaaaattacaGAAATGATTATGCAGAGAAGAGTTCCAGTTATGCCCTAAAGAATTTACAAATATTTCTTTTAGATTTTTCCAAGGAAAATGATCGACAAATCTACATAGTGAATGAGAATACATGTGAATGGTCATTTAACTGAGAACAATATTATTTTAACATTTGATTGACAAGTCGAACTGAGGTGGCGGTGTTTAAAATGTGGGATAACTGAATCGCCTTAAACTACCAGGTAATCTGTTCATCTCTCATTTTGAACGGGCAGGAAAACCATGTGATGATGGGCAAGATTTAAAAATTCAAACTTTCCCAATAAACTTCAGCTAAGAGGGATGATATTGATACACTGATGTTGGAAGAAGCTGTTAATAGAATCGTTTAAATAAACAATGTTCTAAAAAGAGAAATCAAGCAAGCAGGTTAAGCTATTGCTGCGACGTGGATATTTTTCCTTGAAGGCTAAATGAAAGGAAATTGTTTACACAAGATCTTATCTTCTACTAGGTAGAAGTAGGTTTGCCTTTTTGATATAAACCTGCAATGTACTTAGTCCTGTCGAGTGCTTTAATATATATAGAGACCTTAGGTGTGTAGTAAAAATATCTTAGTAGACGCAATATGGAAATGAGGAAATCAAGTAAAGTAGAATAAAAAATacaaatttttggaaaaatacttctTCTGAGTGGATAATTCTGTCACAGCCTAGCCTTTTTGACCACTTCATATGATCTGCAATATCATCCCTGATCACAATAGAAACAATAATCATTTACCAAAGGTAATTTGCAAAGCTCCGTATTATAAGTGTTATGGCAATTAGTACCTGTGCGTAAGAAACATGTAACGAGCTCCACCCATCATTTCAAATCTACGGGCCAGTTTATCTGTATATTTAGGACTGCAAGACCCATAATAGTCATATAATTCATTAAAACGATCAAAACTCAGTGTAAGACAATACTAGAAACAACTCCTCACCAATAAACTTCTTCATTTCCATGATATTTGAATTTTGATGTATCAAACAGTAGAATGGATGCAAAAACCTTTTTTGATAAATTAAACTACATGTTTTACCTGTCCACAAGAATGTTTCCTTCAGGATGGACAATGAAGTACGAAGCAGCCCCAAATGACTTCTCAGAATGATAACCACAATGATATATACCCTAAAACAAGTCATCGAATATTGCTCAGTAAAAATATCATTAAACAATTGAAGAATCTTTAGTCTTTGAATTAGACGTTAAACAATAGaaagtactccctccgtccctctcATTTCTTTACACTTTCTTTTTTGGGTCGTCCCACCAATTCTTTACATTACCCTTTATAgaaatttttatatattaaaataaagaaAAGTAGTATTGTGGACAGACTTGCCAGTAATTAACATTGATAATATAGATAATTAGCACCCTCAACTATTTTTAATTCTAAACCCCCACCCCCCACGTGACTACTACTCCTATCTCTTTCTCCTCTTTCTTTCTCAATTATTCAGCCGTAGTATCAAATtgctccaaaccctaaatttcaTTTTTCTGTCTGATTCAATTCTAAGTTTATTCCCAAAGTTTGATCTTCTGATTGAAATAGAATCCCAGTATTTTAGTGAATCAGCCCCAAAATTCGAATTTTATTCCGAAAATTTCTTTTCTCCAGTTTCTTCACCACTTTCTCTTAAAACTCTCCCTGTATTGATTTGTGAGGATGATCCCGAAATTATTGAAGACGAGTCAGAGCTAATCATTAACGAAATCGTTGATGATACTCCTGATAAGATTGTTGAGCAATATGTGAAAGCCAAGAAGAATACTTTAAAACCGAGAAAGCTGCAATTCGAGGACCCAACTGGAATGTTGCGAATTTTTCTCCCTCAAATTGTGTAAGATTTCTTATTTGTTTACTGTTTTGTGTGTTTTAAGTTTTCAATTTACGGTTATCTAATTTACTATTGTTCAGTACTAAATCACTTTTATCTGAATTTGTTAACCTTTTCCTTTTTGCAGTGCTTTGACCAGATGCTGATATTGAAGAAGTACTGAATTGCTCACCATTTTGGACATCTCCTAACTCTGAAAAATTAGATCCACTTTCCATTTTTGTGTAAAGTACTGTGTAAAGTAGTTTTGGAACAAGTATATGTCAAATTGTATATTTATAGAGCAATGGGTGCAACTGGAGGCAACCCCAAAATTTTGTAATCATCTTTTATGATTTAGGCGGGGCACTAATCTCCTTTCCCTCCATACTTAATCTATTGCAAAGTTTATTTAATGTCATTGTCATCTACAGTTTTttctttaaatattaattgatgtTAGCAGCTTGTATATTATATTCATTGTCATTGGTCTTTGTGCTAATGCTAAAAGGTAATGTTAAGAAACcagagggacagagggagtaataaAAATATGGTTGTGGTAGGAAACATAAAGAAAGTTTAGTTAACTTACAAGTCCACTATCCACGATAGGTACACTATGAAGCAAAAAAAGTATTGTAGTGGGAATGACACACTCACTCCTGAAAACATTTACAGGTTTTGAGCAATATACTGAGTTCAGATTCTTCGTTTCAACCCCTTATTATGGATCATTAAGCACTATGATCCACTACAATGAAAACAGTACACACACTTAAAGCTAGTATGTACTTTAAAGATTTAATAAAAAATAGTAGTTGCGCGTTCTAGTACTTCAGCAAACTCTCTCTTGCATTTGGCCTAGGAAAACCAATTTTATTTACTATCACATCCTACTTATAATTGTACAAACTGTATAGTGATATTAGATCCGTTTAAAGAATACTAAGAAGTCTTAAATGCAGCCTCTCGATAAATAGACGATCAAGTCTTTTGCTTCTGTTTATTATCTTTTTTAAGTTTATTTAAACTGGAGGTTGACACTAGCAATCTCCTCTTGGTATACATGTAgatacatattttttttaaatgtgAAAACCATTTTAGAACCCCAAAATGAACAACCTTTACTTAAATAAGACAACATAATCAATGTGTGACAGAAAACTGTTTTTATATACAAGCACGCACACACACATAGTAAGCAATATGAGTACCGGAATTCTCTGCTCATCAACAGGAATAGGAAATGTCTTCTGAACCTCTAAAATATCAGCAGGAGGTTTCTCTGTGCGGATTGAGCTTGTTGGACATGAAAGTAAGGCCTAAAACATCAATGATTCAACCGATACAGTTAGGACCACATTATAGAATTCAAAGAAGTAATAACGTAAATTGTAATATTGTAGTGGTGTTTCTTTAAACAAAACCAATTTTGTCTGAATATAAATGGGGGTCGTGTATTACTGCAATCAGAGCAAACTTAACAGATATTATACCAACTGCAACAAAATATGATCAAACCACATATTTTTTGATAAGATAAATAACCTGTCATTAATTACAAACAAACATTTGATTTATATTCTTAACCCAAGTGTGCAATATCGCAACTTTTTAATTATATTCTTAGGGCCTCGATTCTGCTACAATAGGATTCTAAATCTATTTTGTTATTTGTGCCATTGCAAGTAAATGTAGTAATACCTGGAGAGCCTTTACTCGTTCTTCTTTACTTTCTGGCTGTTTAGAAACTGCTGACATCCCATCAGCTCGGCTGAAAACTTCCTGAGAAGGTTAAAGCAAACATTGTCATATAATCTTGCGGGTGGTTGTTTGCAGGTATGTAGAAACAAAAAGCTATAAATTTTAGTTGGTGTATTCAATTAGATATTTAGTGTTCTGGTCACGACAAGTTAAGTGGTCTTAATTGGCAGAGTTCCCTATACATATTCTATATACGATTTATGCTAATGTTAGCAGATTGGTCAAGGTCAGGCATAAATATTTGTTGAAAGAAGTACCGGAGCCATCCAGCGACACGTATCACAATCTATGCATGTATGATCTGCAATTCAACAAATACAAGACATAAACACATTTATATaatcaagatagggtgaaagaAAATTCAATCTCTAGCTCTGCGACAATGATCACATAAACAAAGCAAACCAAGTTTCTTATCATGTAAAATTTTCTCCATGTTCAAGAATCATGATCATTATTAGAAAAGGCCTCAAATTGCGAACATATTTTATACTTTATGTAatactagcttaaaacccgtgcgatgcacgggttccgttaatatttagatttttttaatttatatgattttattgaaattctaatataaataattaaataagtaaattaataacaatataattataatttgattGTGTATAACTTTAAGTAAAATCAAATAGTATAGTATAAAATAGTATATGGTTGATGAGATTTGAACCATTAaccttatttataaataataattaaatgtttGATGTTGGCAGGGTTCGAACCTGTGAACTTGGTTagtgtattttttttataaatattaatataaatgtttgttatTGGCAGGATTCGAACCTAgaaatttatttgtaattttataaataataatataaatgtttgttgttggcgggattcgaacctgtaAGCTAGGTTGGTGTATTTTTTTTAGTATTCAGATCTAACGGTTATGATCATTTGGTTAAATCGAAAGAGATAACCAAATACAgggttaaccaaactacaaattataccccTGTTCGATTATTATAGATTAGTATAAATTCCCCTGAACTGTGAACACTTGATCCATAAGATTGTAATTCTTTTCATCAATTAATCCAGGTGAAAATAATAGAGATAAAAGACATGGATAAATATTATAAGTATGATCCAATCAAGTTCTTTCTTAACAACTTAAGATCCTACCACCATAATATCTTAGGACAGTAGATAATTAAAATTAAAGTTGATAACTAAAGATAGTATCACAGCTCATGTAGAGTTTAATATCCTACTAGCACCTTTTTTTGTGTGAAGAACTTCaaaacagagagagagagagggggagggggagaggtatagagagagagacagagagatgAGTTATACCAACAAAGAAGTCTCCAAGAACATTCTGTGGCCTTCTCTCCCTCTTAGAGAAAGAAACTTTATTGGAACCCTCATCAACATTCTGGGATTGTATAGCTTTGACAACAAAAGAACTATACTTGTTGTGAGTATGTGAGTTGAAAGATGTTGTCAAGTTGAAAGGATTCACTTTCTTGAATCCAAGCACAGGTCTTGCCAAAGCTGCAGCTCCACCAACTTCCATTccctttctttctttcttttctttgttttccACTAAAATCTCAATAAACTTTATGTATGATAGTGAAATATACTGTATATATTTGTAGTCATGGGGGTAATTATATCCACTAACATTACAAGCCAAAAGAAATGAGAAACGTATGGGGGATGCACACATAAGATGATGGACATGTTCAAGACACATGGCGCATTTAGTGTACACTCGTGCAACTATATCAAGTATCAACACACATCCTCTATATCTCTTCTGTCTGATAATACTAGATAATTCAATACTGTTGTGACATAACATTATGTTGaaatttaatttatatattattttaaaaaaattattatttataaaatatttgaaaaagaAATTTAAAACAATATTTGAAGTCTCAAATATTTTTTCACCAGTTGAAGTGTGTCACAGGACGATCATTTAAGCAATTTTTTGGAAATAGATTCGCTATATttaacactgttatatatattaacttaaattccgttaatatttaaaaaaatttaaaattttattcatccaatcatataataattttaatatatttatataaatatataataattataaattataataaaaataataaaaaaattacaaaaaactATAATCATAATTTAGTATGATAAGATTTGAATTTATAATTAACTAGTAATTTATCATGAATATAATCCTATTTATTGTCATTTTTAATAATATTGAATCAGAATAAAGCTCATTTCGATTATATTTAGTTACTTAAAAAACCCGAATGTAATATGATGGCACAAAATTTGTCTCACTCAAAACAAGTGGCGGCTAGGACCAGTGCAGGGTAGTTTGTGTagttcacacacacacacagtgTTTTTATATTGTCAACATTTCAGCTTCAACTGCTTTTAGGGTTTATGAATTGAGCTTCAGGTTATGTTTTTTATTCTCTCTTTGTCCATTATTATTCTCTTTATTTTTTGTCAATAAAGATTCAATCTTTTTTATAAAGATTTCATTTTTATGAAGTAAAATGTATTTATAATTTCAATTTGAATGCTGCAGATTAATGGGTGTGATTGATATTTGCAGAGGCTCAACTTGCTTGATTAAACCCCAAATTAAGCTTAATTTTGGTAATTTTGATAGACCCAATTGTTGTTCTTTCGAAAGAAATCAGAAGGCTAGTTGGGTTTCTTGTATGTCATCTACTGTGCCAATGAATGATGTGGAGGAGGAACAAAAGCAGCATTTGACTGGGGATTCTTTTATTCGACCCCATCTTCGTAAATTGTCTCCTTATCAGTCTATTTTGCCTTTTGAGGTGATTTTATTATGATCCCATTTGTTTTTTTATTGATTGTAGTTGGCGAATTCGGGTTTCAGTTcgtgtttgtgtttatatacgTGTCAATATTGTATCGTTCTATGATTCACTTACATTGAATATGCAAGCTTATAGATTGAACACTTTTACAAAAGAGTTATTTCGGGTCATATCTGGGATTAATAGTTGCTGTCTGCGTCATTTTTAGGTTTCGTTCGTGTGAATTGTGTCACAAATCGAGTTGGGTTATAGTCATGTTTAAATGGTGCTGGACATTGCCACCCCCTAGACTTTATTGCATAAGAAAATGTTATTGTTGAAAGAAGAAGTGTAAATGTCCTTGCAGgtttttttttctgtttttttttattttctgaacCAAACTAAAGAATGTAGAAAGGAAAAACTAAAGAATGTTGCAAACCACAAACTCAACAATAAGCAACCTTTATTGTACATAGGATAAAGAGAATTGACATATGTTTGAACATGTTCACAGTAGAGCTTTTGGCTTCCGCACAGGTTTTGTCAACTCGTCTTGGTAGAAAGCCAGAGGATATTATAAAGTTGGATGCAAATGAAAATCCATATGGCCCACCTCCTGAGGCAAGTTATAGTTTTCTGAATGCTGTTTCTGACTTGAGTTACAATCTCCATTTGATAATTTTAGGTGCACGTGTTGTATGCTTAAATCTATACTTTGGCCTTGATGTGCCTATTATAATTAATGTAGGTTTTTGAGGCTTTGGGGGCAATGAAATTCCCTTATATATACCCTGATCCTGAAAGTCGTAGGTTGCGTGCTGCTCTTGCTGAGGATTCTGGCCTTGAGGCTGAACATATTCTTGTAGGCTGTGGTGCAGATGAGCTCATAGATTTAATTATGAGGTCAGTAGTTTGATCTTTTGGTTTCTGTGAATAGTTCACCATACTTGATCTAAGTCTTGCAGGCTCTAAGCTTCCTTGAATTGTTCTGTTTGGTGATTTGTTTAATTCAAATTTTCCTAGATTGATATATAAATTGCAGATGTGTACTGGAGCCAGGTGATAAAATTGTTGACTGTCCTCCAACGTTTACCATGTATGAATTTGATGCAGCTGTCAATGGTGCACT
This genomic interval from Apium graveolens cultivar Ventura chromosome 8, ASM990537v1, whole genome shotgun sequence contains the following:
- the LOC141678410 gene encoding uncharacterized protein LOC141678410; the protein is MEVGGAAALARPVLGFKKVNPFNLTTSFNSHTHNKYSSFVVKAIQSQNVDEGSNKVSFSKRERRPQNVLGDFFVDHTCIDCDTCRWMAPEVFSRADGMSAVSKQPESKEERVKALQALLSCPTSSIRTEKPPADILEVQKTFPIPVDEQRIPGIYHCGYHSEKSFGAASYFIVHPEGNILVDSPKYTDKLARRFEMMGGARYMFLTHRDDIADHMKWSKRLGCDRIIHSEEVDASTAEVECKLEGNGPWKLADDLELIHTPGHTKGSVCLLHRSLKVLFAGDHIAMDESGLCISEIYNWFSVPVQIQSVKKLTQFDFEWILPGHGRRAEFRDTEVKNSALESFVAASGHST